From Chryseobacterium tructae, one genomic window encodes:
- a CDS encoding DinB/UmuC family translesion DNA polymerase — MGSEIMGIHGVRMINELKGIRQLELDAPSPKKSIAVTRSFMEMLTDKEAVRERVETFGMYCSERLRKQNTCCKMITVFVQTNRFRKDLPEYRNAMTQILPNPTNSSILIGRIVNELFEAVYRDGFHYKRAGVMVNDFVPEDQRQISLFEEDIQNQHLPVMKAMDAMNRKFGKDKVRLGSMSGENTFGRAKLSPEYEAFLKKNTLPEANFRFH, encoded by the coding sequence GTGGGTTCGGAAATCATGGGAATTCATGGGGTAAGGATGATTAATGAATTAAAAGGAATTCGCCAGCTTGAATTGGATGCTCCCTCTCCAAAAAAATCAATTGCGGTTACCAGAAGCTTTATGGAAATGCTTACCGATAAAGAAGCGGTAAGGGAGCGTGTAGAAACCTTTGGAATGTATTGTTCAGAAAGATTGAGGAAGCAAAACACCTGCTGTAAAATGATTACTGTTTTTGTGCAAACGAATCGCTTCAGAAAAGACCTCCCTGAATACAGAAATGCCATGACCCAGATTTTACCCAATCCTACTAATTCATCTATCTTAATAGGACGAATTGTGAATGAATTGTTTGAGGCAGTGTATCGAGACGGTTTTCACTACAAAAGGGCCGGAGTAATGGTGAATGACTTTGTTCCTGAAGATCAGAGACAGATCAGTCTTTTTGAAGAAGATATACAAAACCAGCACCTCCCTGTGATGAAAGCAATGGATGCCATGAACCGAAAGTTCGGTAAGGATAAAGTCCGCCTTGGAAGCATGAGCGGTGAAAATACCTTTGGCCGTGCCAAGCTTTCTCCGGAATATGAGGCTTTTCTGAAAAAAAATACGCTGCCTGAAGCTAATTTTAGGTTTCATTAA
- a CDS encoding leucine-rich repeat domain-containing protein → MKTKEELKLYFENGDIPRQEDFWAWQDSYWHKDEKINKVSLDLTAYNELTYSPTDNTEITGFDSVIIFPEGITVIGGFQYSITLQNRISKIKFPNSLKRIRSRAFQIQHIKGSLRIPGNCKVIESFAFNSVNTHLSELILENGIETIEESAFQLPSSFELTSLDIPDSVQFVGKNAFAIPSLKSVIVPEDLDISNAGLPSTAIIIVRVKDSTPIP, encoded by the coding sequence ATGAAAACAAAAGAAGAGCTCAAGCTCTATTTCGAAAATGGAGATATTCCAAGGCAGGAAGATTTCTGGGCATGGCAGGATTCTTATTGGCATAAAGACGAGAAAATCAACAAAGTATCTCTTGATTTAACAGCTTACAACGAACTTACCTATTCTCCAACAGATAATACAGAAATTACAGGATTTGATTCAGTGATCATCTTCCCTGAAGGAATAACAGTTATTGGAGGTTTTCAATACTCAATTACACTTCAAAATCGTATTTCTAAAATTAAATTTCCCAACTCCCTCAAAAGAATACGAAGCAGAGCCTTTCAAATACAGCATATAAAAGGATCTTTAAGAATCCCTGGAAATTGCAAGGTTATTGAGTCATTTGCTTTTAACTCTGTTAATACTCATTTGTCTGAACTCATATTAGAAAATGGTATCGAAACAATTGAGGAAAGTGCATTTCAATTGCCGTCAAGCTTTGAATTAACCTCTTTAGACATCCCTGATTCTGTACAATTTGTAGGGAAAAATGCATTTGCTATCCCCTCTCTTAAATCTGTCATAGTACCAGAAGACCTGGATATAAGCAATGCAGGACTTCCTAGTACAGCTATTATAATTGTCAGGGTTAAAGATTCAACACCAATTCCTTAA
- a CDS encoding M15 family metallopeptidase encodes MDKVTLERIQKLHPLVREEVKQIIKECDEALTGRAKIRITQGLRSFEEQEKLYAIGRITSGKKVTNAKAGQSIHNYGLAVDMCLMIDGKTASWDTAKDWDNDKVADWYECVKVFAKHGWDWGGNWKTFKDLPHFEKKTIPSKKGAVKTSWRTLFKLSRDKQNYVIF; translated from the coding sequence ATGGATAAAGTAACATTAGAAAGAATTCAGAAGCTTCACCCACTGGTAAGAGAGGAAGTAAAACAAATTATTAAGGAATGTGATGAAGCACTTACAGGGAGAGCCAAGATAAGAATCACCCAAGGACTAAGGTCTTTTGAGGAACAGGAGAAGCTTTATGCGATCGGGAGAATTACCTCCGGTAAAAAAGTAACCAATGCAAAAGCAGGCCAAAGCATTCACAATTATGGGCTTGCTGTAGATATGTGTCTAATGATTGACGGAAAAACAGCCAGTTGGGACACCGCAAAAGACTGGGATAACGATAAAGTAGCCGATTGGTATGAATGTGTAAAAGTTTTTGCAAAACATGGCTGGGACTGGGGTGGAAACTGGAAAACATTTAAAGATCTTCCCCACTTTGAAAAAAAGACAATCCCTTCGAAGAAAGGAGCTGTAAAAACCAGCTGGAGAACACTGTTTAAGCTGTCTCGCGACAAACAAAATTATGTCATTTTTTAA
- a CDS encoding serine hydrolase domain-containing protein, with amino-acid sequence MRILKYMIGGAAAGAAAAYLLGYDYLFSGISKTYLKGKSSAFIDDGNLFPSNPIITESPKRWKEDPEYNTKELPKILVDDLKHSKTAAFVVIRNGKILHEQYWNGYNQLSQTNSFSMAKAVTVMLLGKALEEGLISTMDEKLSDFYTEFKEKTFGNEVTLKNLAQMESGLDWDENYNNPFLPNAKAYYGKSLVKAVFSRKFKEKPGTRFEYQSGSTQLLGFALKKALKKPLATYLSEKFWIPLGMEQDAKWSTDDHGIEKTYCCIHSNARDFAKLGQLFLNDGKFGNQQILNTDFIEQMRTSTEKSEKIYGMGLWINNDNPIKHYYFLGLQGQYIIMVPEHNMVIVKTGSYANNPKNDRGRPDQVKFLVNEVVQLFQ; translated from the coding sequence ATGAGAATACTAAAGTATATGATAGGTGGGGCAGCAGCCGGAGCCGCAGCAGCTTACCTTTTAGGATATGATTATTTATTCAGTGGCATTTCCAAGACTTATCTTAAAGGAAAGTCAAGTGCCTTTATTGATGATGGAAACCTGTTCCCCAGCAATCCTATTATTACAGAGTCTCCAAAGCGGTGGAAAGAAGATCCCGAATACAATACAAAAGAACTACCTAAAATTTTAGTTGACGATTTAAAACATTCCAAAACAGCCGCATTTGTAGTCATTAGGAATGGCAAAATCCTTCACGAACAATACTGGAATGGATATAATCAGCTTTCACAAACCAATTCCTTTTCTATGGCAAAGGCTGTTACGGTGATGCTTTTGGGAAAGGCTCTGGAAGAAGGACTCATTAGTACTATGGATGAAAAGCTATCTGATTTTTATACTGAGTTTAAAGAGAAAACTTTTGGAAATGAAGTGACTCTTAAAAACCTGGCTCAAATGGAATCGGGGCTCGACTGGGATGAAAACTATAATAATCCATTCCTTCCCAATGCCAAAGCCTATTATGGAAAAAGCCTTGTAAAAGCTGTATTCTCAAGAAAATTTAAAGAAAAGCCAGGAACAAGATTTGAATACCAAAGCGGCTCAACGCAGCTACTTGGTTTCGCTCTAAAAAAAGCGTTGAAGAAACCATTAGCCACTTATCTTTCTGAAAAATTCTGGATTCCACTGGGAATGGAACAGGATGCAAAATGGAGCACAGATGATCATGGAATAGAAAAAACCTATTGCTGTATTCATTCTAATGCAAGAGACTTTGCCAAACTTGGTCAGTTATTTCTGAATGATGGTAAATTTGGGAACCAACAGATTCTTAATACAGATTTTATTGAACAGATGAGAACTTCTACAGAAAAGTCTGAAAAGATTTATGGAATGGGGCTTTGGATCAATAACGACAATCCTATTAAACATTACTATTTCCTAGGACTTCAGGGACAATATATCATTATGGTTCCGGAGCATAATATGGTCATTGTAAAGACCGGAAGCTACGCCAATAATCCTAAAAATGACAGAGGAAGACCTGATCAGGTGAAGTTTCTTGTGAACGAAGTTGTACAGTTGTTTCAATAA
- a CDS encoding YdeI/OmpD-associated family protein: protein MEKYSSKIDTYIEKSQDFAKPILNYIRETVHEYCPDAEETMKWSFPHFIYKGKNLCAMASFKQHCTFGFWLEKEMKTMQEITQDIEKNSMFSLGKITKLEDLPSKPQLKKAIKEAMELTDMGVTMKKAAPSKTEIETPDYFLSALQAQPKALEVFEQTSPSFRKEYITWITEAKTEATRNKRMEQALEWIGEGKGRNWKYERK from the coding sequence ATGGAAAAATACAGTTCAAAAATAGACACTTATATCGAAAAGTCTCAGGATTTTGCAAAGCCAATTCTGAACTATATCCGCGAAACGGTTCATGAATACTGTCCTGACGCAGAAGAAACCATGAAGTGGAGTTTTCCACATTTTATCTACAAGGGTAAAAATCTCTGTGCTATGGCTTCCTTCAAGCAACACTGTACGTTTGGATTCTGGCTGGAAAAGGAAATGAAGACCATGCAGGAAATCACACAGGATATTGAGAAGAACTCCATGTTCAGCCTGGGAAAGATTACTAAATTGGAAGATCTTCCCTCAAAACCTCAGCTGAAAAAGGCTATTAAAGAAGCTATGGAGCTCACAGACATGGGTGTTACCATGAAAAAAGCAGCTCCCTCCAAAACAGAAATAGAAACTCCTGATTATTTTTTATCTGCATTACAGGCACAGCCAAAAGCATTAGAAGTTTTTGAACAAACATCACCATCATTCAGAAAAGAATACATCACATGGATTACAGAAGCCAAGACAGAAGCTACCAGAAATAAAAGAATGGAACAGGCTTTGGAATGGATTGGAGAAGGCAAAGGAAGGAACTGGAAGTATGAAAGAAAATGA
- a CDS encoding quinone-dependent dihydroorotate dehydrogenase: MYKSLIRPILFKFDPEEVHHFTFSMLKNFGFLTQLFFPKPIEDKRLEREVFGLKFKNPVGLAAGFDKNAVLFNELGDLGFGFVEIGTVTPRAQAGNPKKRLFRLIEDGGIINRMGFNNDGLQAAIEKLKSNKGKIIIGGNIGKNTDTQPENYTQDYLDCFEGLHPHVDYFVLNVSCPNVGSHAKLEDVEYLRELITEVKKINQAKSVQKPILLKIAPDLNHTQLDEIVELIAETKIDGVIVSNTSVNREGLKTSPEVLEQIGNGGLSGKPIRERSTKMIKYLSDKSNRAFPIIGVGGIHSAKDAIEKLDAGASLVQLYTGFIYEGPELINEINKEILKRASRLPR; encoded by the coding sequence ATGTACAAATCGCTCATTCGTCCGATTCTTTTCAAATTTGATCCCGAAGAAGTGCATCACTTTACTTTTTCGATGCTAAAGAATTTTGGATTTCTTACTCAATTATTTTTCCCAAAACCTATTGAAGACAAACGTCTGGAAAGAGAAGTTTTTGGATTGAAATTTAAAAATCCTGTAGGACTGGCTGCCGGTTTTGATAAAAACGCGGTTTTGTTCAACGAATTGGGAGACCTTGGTTTCGGATTTGTAGAAATTGGAACAGTAACACCTAGAGCTCAGGCAGGAAATCCTAAGAAAAGATTGTTCCGTCTTATTGAAGATGGAGGGATTATCAATAGAATGGGATTCAATAATGATGGGTTGCAGGCTGCGATTGAAAAGCTGAAATCCAACAAAGGAAAAATCATCATCGGTGGAAACATCGGAAAAAATACAGATACCCAACCTGAAAACTATACCCAGGATTACCTGGACTGTTTTGAAGGCCTGCATCCACACGTGGATTATTTTGTACTGAATGTAAGCTGCCCGAATGTAGGAAGCCATGCCAAACTGGAAGATGTAGAATATCTTCGTGAGTTGATTACAGAAGTAAAGAAAATCAATCAGGCAAAATCTGTACAGAAACCCATATTACTCAAAATTGCACCGGATCTTAATCATACTCAGTTGGATGAAATTGTTGAGCTGATTGCAGAAACAAAAATAGATGGTGTCATTGTTTCCAATACTTCTGTCAATAGAGAAGGACTAAAGACTTCACCTGAAGTTTTAGAACAAATCGGAAACGGAGGATTAAGCGGAAAGCCTATTCGCGAGAGAAGTACAAAAATGATTAAATACCTTTCGGATAAAAGTAACAGAGCATTTCCTATCATTGGAGTAGGAGGTATTCACTCCGCAAAAGATGCCATCGAAAAGCTAGATGCCGGGGCAAGCCTGGTTCAGTTATACACCGGATTTATTTATGAAGGTCCGGAATTGATTAACGAAATCAATAAAGAGATTTTAAAAAGAGCAAGCAGATTGCCAAGATAA
- a CDS encoding DUF5977 domain-containing protein gives MDMDLSGEFNSMSTNVAGHQPIFADRSTTEIFQKLAILDSIKISDYGTLSLFHDRIDYDALKYFHERQQNPNSYQTVGRIKKLLLKDKNNKVIRNVEFNYNKRSLNPVFITNNGEEYGFEYGWGGVTSIRYPAGGRKEFEYEDGDISKSNDFIYRNYNSENILRNVERKAGSRIKKITTFDNTNAQPQITKYSYKNDDGKSSGISTFNAISSNYSTSGGWLQDNVVYTTTGNRGRYDSQIRYSKVTEEIEGKEKNEYYFTDIITNPDSIATKVYYNTLTDIYKAWIPMMVNKNHERGKLYKKVSYDANNVPVFTQYIKYTNFLNNANPIKQYSENCNDCRISDDRFYIESDNRIWRAYSGQRDYYGFYQYQPVIPYLPSSVRTIELINPSSPSFLESKKYIKYNTLSKYWHPYAIETTEYLPAPWDVTTNTSANGEKKISKLLYAHDLIRNNCPSGNCPADNDLVGGKFSIYKYMADNYLVNPVIEMETNTKGKTSLLEYQYVKNGSSSNFLKTGKTRKSFLNSNFSSDNPSSAEVEDKMSYELYDKAGNLLQSKGSNSIPTTVLYGYHQTLPIVEVVGATYSQVMEAFNLDPNSVDSYLQLDIVKKSNLDKDVYSEESFASALNEFKNNPAFKDVTITGYAYDPLIGIKTIIQPSGMKESYEYDTLARPFRIIDENKNILKEYNYNYKESLKYFSTEKSKTFIGNNCNIYQDTTPYNYIVPQGSYISFKQGEVEQLAEKDVNDWGQKAADTYGVCTNKPFDCTISTDMNFYDNASTAFNKVYNNNYASYAGTICFNTKGHNWGAIGQTRQKVGKINGICRPKTFKSYRGSNWSLTIYNNGDIYASWEKPFSNVTPYDTVILSFQIPFDNF, from the coding sequence ATGGATATGGATTTGTCAGGAGAGTTTAATAGTATGTCAACAAATGTTGCTGGCCATCAACCAATTTTTGCTGATAGATCTACTACTGAAATTTTTCAGAAATTAGCCATACTGGATTCTATAAAGATTTCGGACTATGGAACATTGTCCCTTTTTCATGATAGAATTGATTACGACGCACTAAAGTACTTCCATGAAAGACAGCAGAACCCCAATTCATATCAGACGGTAGGAAGGATTAAAAAGTTACTCCTGAAAGATAAAAACAATAAAGTAATCAGAAATGTAGAATTTAATTATAATAAAAGATCACTAAATCCTGTATTTATAACCAATAATGGTGAAGAGTATGGTTTTGAATATGGCTGGGGGGGAGTTACCAGTATTCGATATCCTGCTGGAGGGAGAAAGGAATTTGAGTATGAAGATGGAGATATCTCAAAAAGTAATGACTTTATTTATAGGAACTATAATTCCGAGAATATTTTGAGAAATGTGGAAAGAAAGGCTGGTAGCAGGATAAAGAAAATAACAACTTTTGATAATACTAATGCACAACCACAAATAACTAAGTATTCATATAAAAACGATGATGGCAAATCGTCTGGAATCTCAACGTTTAATGCAATTAGTTCTAATTACTCGACAAGTGGTGGATGGTTGCAGGATAATGTGGTGTATACAACTACTGGGAATAGGGGAAGATATGATTCTCAAATTAGATATAGTAAGGTTACAGAAGAAATTGAAGGAAAGGAAAAAAATGAGTATTATTTTACAGATATCATTACTAACCCGGATTCAATAGCCACTAAGGTATATTACAATACACTTACAGATATTTATAAAGCTTGGATCCCAATGATGGTAAATAAAAATCATGAGAGAGGAAAGCTTTATAAAAAGGTGAGCTATGATGCTAATAATGTTCCTGTTTTTACTCAATATATTAAGTATACTAATTTTTTGAATAATGCCAATCCTATAAAACAATACTCAGAAAATTGTAATGATTGTAGAATTAGTGATGATAGATTTTATATTGAGTCAGACAACCGTATTTGGCGAGCCTATAGTGGACAACGTGACTATTATGGATTTTATCAATACCAGCCGGTTATTCCTTATTTACCATCTTCTGTAAGGACAATAGAACTGATTAATCCTAGTTCACCTAGTTTTTTAGAATCAAAAAAATATATCAAGTATAATACTTTGAGTAAATACTGGCATCCTTATGCTATAGAAACCACAGAATACCTTCCTGCCCCATGGGATGTTACAACGAACACATCTGCTAATGGAGAAAAAAAGATTTCCAAATTATTGTATGCCCATGATTTGATAAGAAATAATTGCCCTTCGGGGAATTGTCCGGCAGATAATGATTTGGTTGGAGGTAAATTTTCTATTTATAAATATATGGCAGATAATTATCTGGTGAATCCTGTCATAGAAATGGAAACGAATACTAAAGGAAAAACAAGCCTTTTAGAATATCAATATGTAAAGAATGGTTCTTCAAGTAATTTCTTGAAAACTGGAAAGACCCGTAAATCATTTCTGAATTCTAATTTTTCTTCCGATAATCCTTCATCAGCGGAAGTTGAAGATAAAATGAGTTATGAGCTTTATGATAAGGCAGGGAATCTTTTACAGTCTAAAGGTAGTAATAGCATTCCAACAACGGTATTGTATGGTTATCATCAAACGTTACCTATTGTTGAAGTTGTGGGTGCTACCTATAGCCAGGTAATGGAAGCATTTAACCTGGATCCCAACTCTGTGGACTCTTATCTTCAATTGGACATTGTGAAAAAATCAAACCTGGATAAAGATGTTTACTCTGAAGAAAGCTTTGCTTCTGCTCTGAATGAATTTAAAAATAATCCAGCATTTAAAGATGTTACAATTACAGGGTATGCTTATGACCCGTTGATTGGTATAAAGACCATTATTCAGCCTTCCGGAATGAAAGAATCTTATGAGTATGATACTTTGGCCAGACCTTTCCGAATTATTGATGAGAATAAAAATATTCTCAAAGAATATAATTATAATTATAAAGAATCCTTGAAATACTTCAGTACAGAGAAAAGTAAGACATTCATAGGGAATAACTGTAATATTTATCAGGATACCACTCCTTATAACTATATCGTTCCACAAGGAAGTTATATTTCTTTCAAACAGGGTGAGGTTGAACAATTGGCTGAGAAAGATGTTAATGACTGGGGGCAAAAAGCTGCAGATACTTATGGAGTCTGTACCAACAAACCTTTTGATTGTACTATTTCAACAGATATGAATTTTTATGATAATGCATCTACTGCTTTCAATAAAGTTTATAATAATAATTATGCTAGTTACGCAGGAACTATATGCTTTAATACCAAAGGTCATAATTGGGGAGCTATTGGACAGACTCGTCAAAAGGTAGGAAAAATTAATGGGATATGTAGACCTAAAACTTTTAAGTCTTATAGAGGTAGCAATTGGTCGCTAACCATATATAACAATGGAGATATTTATGCTTCTTGGGAAAAACCATTTAGTAACGTAACCCCTTATGATACTGTTATTTTATCTTTCCAGATACCTTTTGATAATTTTTAA
- a CDS encoding pseudouridine synthase: protein MLEILYRDEHIIAINKPSGLLVHKSFYAGEADTYAIQELRNQIGQKVYPVHRLDRKTSGVLLFTLDKDTLRIMSDRFASREVEKKYIAILRGWAKEEETIDYDLVNENEVKQNAVTYYSRLQTSEIDLPFLKHQTSRYCLVEAIPETGRFHQLRKHFKHILHPILGCRKHGCNKQNKLWLQTFGINKMTLHAHQLIFNHPISNEKMILNAKVDEEFKRVGDILKFDLSSYS from the coding sequence ATGTTAGAAATTCTTTATCGTGACGAGCATATTATTGCCATCAATAAACCCAGCGGGCTATTGGTTCATAAATCCTTTTATGCCGGGGAAGCAGATACCTATGCTATTCAGGAATTGAGAAATCAGATTGGGCAAAAAGTATATCCTGTGCATCGTTTAGACCGTAAAACTTCAGGGGTTTTGCTGTTTACCTTAGATAAAGATACGCTTAGAATCATGAGTGACCGTTTTGCAAGCAGAGAAGTGGAAAAAAAATATATTGCCATTCTGCGAGGCTGGGCGAAAGAAGAAGAAACTATTGATTACGACTTGGTTAATGAAAATGAAGTCAAGCAAAATGCAGTTACCTACTATTCTCGTTTGCAGACTTCTGAAATAGATTTACCCTTTTTAAAGCATCAGACTTCTAGATATTGTTTGGTAGAAGCTATTCCTGAAACGGGAAGATTTCATCAGTTGAGAAAACATTTTAAACATATTTTGCATCCTATTTTAGGATGTAGAAAACATGGCTGCAATAAACAAAATAAGTTGTGGCTTCAAACATTTGGAATCAACAAAATGACCCTTCACGCCCATCAATTGATTTTCAATCATCCTATTTCCAACGAAAAAATGATCCTGAATGCTAAGGTAGATGAAGAGTTTAAAAGAGTAGGGGACATTCTGAAATTCGATTTGAGTTCATACTCTTAA
- a CDS encoding patatin-like phospholipase family protein produces the protein MKKTTILSLDGGGIRGIITCIILRYIEEQLQYYDKPGAKLGDYFDLVAGSSTGGLIASIILCPDEVRKAKYSIQKGLELYAERGGDIFQVSFWEKLVNPFGLLNERISQEALEKNLNDFFGNLELKELIKPCLITSYDIENRRAKLFNSCEAHLSTDNFYVKDVCRATSAAPTYFSPVQIKSMYGQIFSLIDGGMFANNPALCAYAEARKIPFAEVLKNHQKANHPGVNDMIIISIGTGIEARPYSFNKLEKAGKIGWVNPIIDILMSANAETVDYQLSQMFQTLGLRNQKNYYRLNPSLKNASPAMDNVRRSNIENLIQAGLSYIDDNRETLNQIVQKLIKNKI, from the coding sequence ATGAAAAAGACAACCATTCTTTCTTTGGACGGAGGTGGAATAAGGGGGATCATTACCTGTATTATTCTGCGCTACATAGAAGAACAACTCCAGTATTATGATAAACCAGGTGCCAAACTTGGGGATTATTTTGATCTGGTGGCAGGCAGTAGCACGGGAGGGCTTATTGCTTCCATTATTCTATGTCCTGATGAAGTCCGCAAGGCAAAATATTCTATTCAGAAAGGATTGGAATTGTATGCTGAAAGGGGCGGTGATATTTTCCAGGTTTCCTTTTGGGAAAAGCTGGTTAATCCATTTGGATTATTGAATGAAAGGATTTCTCAGGAAGCACTTGAAAAAAACCTGAATGACTTTTTTGGAAATTTAGAATTAAAGGAATTAATAAAACCATGTTTAATCACAAGTTATGATATCGAAAACAGAAGAGCTAAACTTTTTAACTCTTGTGAAGCTCATCTCAGCACAGATAATTTCTATGTAAAAGATGTTTGCAGAGCTACATCCGCAGCCCCTACCTATTTCAGTCCGGTACAAATCAAATCTATGTACGGACAAATCTTCAGCCTGATTGATGGCGGTATGTTTGCGAATAATCCTGCACTTTGTGCGTATGCAGAAGCCAGAAAAATTCCTTTTGCAGAAGTTTTAAAAAATCATCAGAAAGCCAATCATCCCGGAGTAAACGATATGATTATTATTTCTATCGGAACAGGAATTGAAGCGAGACCTTACTCTTTTAATAAACTGGAAAAAGCTGGAAAAATAGGCTGGGTAAATCCGATCATTGACATTTTAATGTCTGCCAATGCAGAAACTGTAGATTATCAGCTTTCTCAAATGTTTCAGACCTTGGGACTGAGAAATCAGAAAAATTATTACCGCCTGAATCCCTCATTGAAAAACGCTTCTCCGGCAATGGATAACGTAAGACGATCTAATATTGAAAACCTAATACAAGCCGGATTAAGCTATATTGATGACAACAGAGAAACATTGAACCAAATTGTTCAGAAACTCATCAAAAACAAAATATAA